From Magnolia sinica isolate HGM2019 chromosome 13, MsV1, whole genome shotgun sequence, one genomic window encodes:
- the LOC131222621 gene encoding probable serine/threonine-protein kinase WNK9 codes for MDLKSPELDSDFVEVDPTGRYGRYNEILGKGASKTVYRAFDEYEGIEVAWNQVKLYDFLQSPEDLERLYCEIHLLKTLKHKNIMKFYTSWVDTANRNINFITEMFTSGTLRQYRQKHKRVNIRAVKHWCRQILKGLLYLHSHDPPVIHRDLKCDNIFVNGHQGEVKIGDLGLAAILRKSYAAHCVGTPEFMAPEVYEEEYNELVDIYSFGMCVLEMVTFEYPYSECTHPAQIYKKVISGKKPEALYKVKDPEVRQFVEKCLVTVSWRLPAKELLKDPFLQLDDFDSDSRLVECQRDINEISPLLRQPLLEPYHDGSSLINGYSGYLSHESDNGWDYEYDVTEDEHHGIDFFAGQEDEPLTNVDITIKGKRRDDDGIFLRLRIADKEGRIRNIYFPFDIETDTALSVATEMVAELDITDQDVTKIAEMIDGEISSLVPEWKPGPGIEEAPGPSTLNVCHHCASNVSSTGSLLNFLSSNNPDGMNPQSVHCSRLGCAATHGRFEEITYQIDGSEHCVTECAPVISSQSNGLQYTDIWAQQEGPDLSSEGSVQIHSDEENDQLDQSASAKDQSFLEMNNHEEPDEGKSVDPVCCSSTGDQHLGIAELGCQSSPTIHSSTYATSNNYGNEIRQELRQLKAKHQMELRELSSQQFGETEKVLLDPSLSSGKAEHRVKDGVMGSSVPVPLQGEDRHLLKSFASGNQFSYYFIPHDRRNLAPMNSCRPNSETQRAQHCEATNQCSRHPVFTTKNFYTGTLLPQPLHRSKSLPVDAVDV; via the exons ATGGATCTAAAATCTCCTGAACTTGATTCTGATTTTGTTGAAGTTGATCCCACTGGTAGATATGGAAGG TACAATGAAATCCTTGGAAAAGGAGCTTCCAAGACTGT GTACAGAGCCTTTGATGAATATGAAGGAATTGAGGTGGCATGGAACCAGGTGAAGCTGTATGACTTCTTACAGAGCCCTGAAGATCTAGAGAGGCTTTACTGTGAGATCCATCTCCTCAAGACCTTGAAACACAAGAACATCATGAAGTTCTACACCTCTTGGGTTGATACTGCTAACAGAAACATCAATTTCATCACTGAGATGTTCACCTCAGGCACCCTCAGACA GTATAGGCAAAAGCACAAGAGGGTGAACATAAGGGCAGTGAAGCATTGGTGTAGGCAGATCTTGAAAGGGCTTCTCTATCTGCATAGCCATGACCCACCTGTGATCCATAGAGATCTCAAGTGTGACAACATCTTTGTCAATGGTCATCAAGGTGAGGTCAAGATCGGGGATCTTGGCCTGGCTGCCATCCTCCGGAAATCTTATGCTGCTCATTGCGTCG GCACACCAGAATTCATGGCCCCTGAGGTGTATGAAGAGGAGTATAACGAATTGGTCGACATCTACTCTTTTGGGATGTGTGTTTTGGAAATGGTTACCTTCGAATACCCATACAGCGAATGCACTCATCCAGCTCAGATCTACAAGAAAGTCATCTCT GGGAAAAAGCCTGAAGCATTGTATAAAGTCAAGGATCCTGAAGTTAGGCAATTCGTAGAGAAATGCTTGGTGACAGTGTCCTGGAGGCTCCCCGCCAAGGAGCTTTTGAAGGACCCATTTCTCCAACTAgatgatttcgattccgattcaAGGCTGGTTGAGTGTCAGAGAGACATCAATGAAATCAGCCCTCTTTTGAGGCAACCGCTTCTCGAACCTTATCATGATGGTAGCTCCTTGATCAATGGGTACTCTGGTTATCTCTCTCATGAATCCGATAATGGTTGGGATTATGAATATGATGTCACAGAGGATGAGCACCATGGGATTGATTTCTTCGCTGGCCAAGAGGATGAACCTTTGACGAATGTGGACATCACAATCAAGGGGAAGAGGAGAGATGATGATGGGATCTTTCTAAGGCTGAGGATTGCAGATAAAGAAG GCCGCATTCGCAACATCTACTTCCCTTTCGACATCGAAACTGATACCGCCTTGAGCGTTGCGACCGAAATGGTAGCGGAGCTAGATATAACTGATCAAGACGTGACAAAGATAGCAGAAATGATCGATGGTGAGATATCTTCCTTAGTGCCTGAATGGAAGCCAGGCCCAGGCATTGAAGAAGCCCCTGGCCCATCAACGCTGAACGTCTGCCACCATTGTGCCTCCAATGTTTCCTCAACTGGGTCCCTTCTCAACTTTCTCTCGTCGAACAATCCAGATGGCATGAACCCACAAAGTGTTCACTGTTCCCGCCTTGGATGTGCTGCTACGCATGGCCGGTTCGAGGAGATCACATACCAAATCGATGGGTCTGAGCATTGCGTGACAGAGTGTGCACCTGTCATTTCGAGTCAATCAAATGGCCTGCAGTACACAGATATTTGGGCTCAACAAGAAGGCCCTGATTTGAGCTCAGAAGGATCGGTGCAGATCCATTCAGATGAAGAAAATGATCAGCTGGATCAATCGGCATCCGCCAAAGATCAAAGCTTCTTAGAAATGAATAATCACGAAGAACCCGATGAAGGAAAATCTGTGGACCCAGTATGTTGTAGTTCAACAGGTGATCAGCATTTGGGGATCGCCGAATTGGGATGTCAATCTTCCCCCACAATCCATTCATCAACTTATGCCACATCCAACAACTATGGAAATGAGATTAGGCAGGAATTGAGACAGCTTAAAGCAAAGCACCAGATGGAACTAAGAGAACTCAGTAGTCAGCAGTTTGGAGAAACAGAGAAGGTTTTGTTGGACCCATCTCTGTCTTCTGGCAAAGCAGAACACAGAGTCAAAGATGGAGTTATGGGTTCTTCAGTTCCAGTGCCATTACAAGGAGAGGATAGACATCTTTTGAAATCCTTTGCTTCGGGTAACCAATTTTCTTACTATTTCATCCCTCATGACAGAAGAAACTTAGCTCCCATGAATAGCTGCCGCCCCAATTCGGAAACCCAAAGGGCCCAACATTGCGAGGCGACCAACCAGTGCAGTCGACACCCTGTGTTTACGACCAAGAATTTCTACACTGGAACCCTGCTTCCACAGCCTCTTCACAGATCAAAATCCCTTCCAGTCGATGCCGTCGATGTTTAG